Proteins from a single region of Anthonomus grandis grandis chromosome 10, icAntGran1.3, whole genome shotgun sequence:
- the LOC126741051 gene encoding uncharacterized MFS-type transporter C09D4.1-like isoform X1, with protein sequence MPVDRRGGARPNHLYDRKKTVIRGFIEKLKCCESHYSRAIATTMNESPTDIPEIKLFKDRWIILTIFVLVAIINSMQLLQFSIIATTVSEFYQVEDLLVDLTTLVFYMAYIVFFIPVSFFIEIYNLKVTVITGTGLTLAGNIMKVFSAKPDRFWLILLAQVLIAIGQVQIYSLPSNLATVWFGSEEVSTACAIAVLGMQLGAALGCVISPFAISTEQMDKNENNFFQMYLSEAIITGVIFILVLIFFRSKPAVAPSQSQLNLISLEDSGSFKTYKNHMIEIFKNKNFWWIVLSLGLANGVWNCFGVVMNKMYLNFFPNGQNDIGVIGLLSIIFGGCIGSLAFGVLLDKTHHFKRISFAALAFSAAMYIPVTVSIVLQSRIPTFIIMPLFGFFIAPVFIIGLEYLVEVTYPIPEGCSSSVFNAAYYILALIITVCAELAFDSIGYVWTNVIFFILLVISSVFILLVNSDLKRRDANLRHSEVSSERNNESESS encoded by the exons ATGCCAGTGGATAGGAGAGGTGGAGCAAGACCTAATCATCTCTATGACAGGAAGAAAACCGTTATTAGAGGgtttatagaaaaattgaaatgctGTGAAAGTCATTATTCTCGAG cCATAGCAACTACAATGAACGAATCTCCCACAGACATTCCTGAAATAAAACTGTTTAAGGACAGATGGATTATATTGACGATATTTGTACTTGTCGCGATCATTAACAGCATGCAGCTTCTGCAGTTCAGTATAATAGCGACGACAGTTTCCGA gttttatcaAGTTGAAGATCTACTCGTTGACCTAACCACTTTGGTATTTTACATGGCCTAcatagtattttttattcctgtgagcttttttatagaaatatat aatttaaaagtAACTGTGATAACGGGCACAGGCCTAACCCTGGCCGGCAATATTATGAAAGTATTCAGCGCGAAACCGGACCGATTCTGGTTGATTTTGTTGGCACAGGTGCTAATCGCAATCGGGCAAGTGCAGATCTACAGTCTACCCTCGAACTTGGCTACCGTATGGTTTGGATCCGAAGAAGTTTCCACGGCATGTGCAATTGCCGTTTTGGGAATGCAATTAG GCGCAGCATTGGGATGTGTGATATCACCATTTGCTATCTCAACCGAACAAATGgataaaaacgaaaataatttctttcaaaTGTATCTATCTGAAGCCATAATTACTGGTGTAATATTTATACTGGTACTGATAT TCTTCAGGTCCAAGCCAGCAGTTGCTCCGAGCCAATCTCAATTAAATCTAATTTCCCTTGAAGATAGCGGCAGCTTTAAGACTTATAAAAACCACATGatcgaaatatttaaaaataagaatttttggTGGATCGTTCTCTCTTTGGGTCTCGCTAATGGGGTGTGGAATTGTTTTGGGGTGGTCATGAACAAGATGTACTTAAACTTCTTTCCG AATGGACAGAATGACATTGGAGTGATAGGACTTCTATCAATAATATTTGGCGGATGTATTGGTAGTCTTGCATTTGGAGTATTACTGGATAAGACTcatcattttaa GCGTATTAGCTTTGCAGCTCTCGCATTTTCAGCTGCCATGTATATCCCAGTAACAGTGTCTATTGTATTACAAAGTAGAATACCTACCTTCATAATTATGCCACTGTTTGG gTTCTTTATTGCCCCAGTATTCATTATAGGATTAGAATATCTTGTGGAAGTGACATATCCCATACCCGAAGGCTGCAGCTCTTCGGTTTTTAATGCAGCCTATTATATATTAGCTCTTATTATAACTGTTTGTGCTGAACTTGCATTTGATAGTATAGGTTATGTATGgacaaatgttatattttttattcttttagtaatatcttctgtttttattttattggttaatTCTGATTTGAAAAGAAGGGATGCCAATCTAAGACACTCAGAAGTGTCTAGTGAAAGAAATAATGAAAGTGAATCTAGttag
- the LOC126741051 gene encoding uncharacterized MFS-type transporter C09D4.1-like isoform X2 has protein sequence MNESPTDIPEIKLFKDRWIILTIFVLVAIINSMQLLQFSIIATTVSEFYQVEDLLVDLTTLVFYMAYIVFFIPVSFFIEIYNLKVTVITGTGLTLAGNIMKVFSAKPDRFWLILLAQVLIAIGQVQIYSLPSNLATVWFGSEEVSTACAIAVLGMQLGAALGCVISPFAISTEQMDKNENNFFQMYLSEAIITGVIFILVLIFFRSKPAVAPSQSQLNLISLEDSGSFKTYKNHMIEIFKNKNFWWIVLSLGLANGVWNCFGVVMNKMYLNFFPNGQNDIGVIGLLSIIFGGCIGSLAFGVLLDKTHHFKRISFAALAFSAAMYIPVTVSIVLQSRIPTFIIMPLFGFFIAPVFIIGLEYLVEVTYPIPEGCSSSVFNAAYYILALIITVCAELAFDSIGYVWTNVIFFILLVISSVFILLVNSDLKRRDANLRHSEVSSERNNESESS, from the exons ATGAACGAATCTCCCACAGACATTCCTGAAATAAAACTGTTTAAGGACAGATGGATTATATTGACGATATTTGTACTTGTCGCGATCATTAACAGCATGCAGCTTCTGCAGTTCAGTATAATAGCGACGACAGTTTCCGA gttttatcaAGTTGAAGATCTACTCGTTGACCTAACCACTTTGGTATTTTACATGGCCTAcatagtattttttattcctgtgagcttttttatagaaatatat aatttaaaagtAACTGTGATAACGGGCACAGGCCTAACCCTGGCCGGCAATATTATGAAAGTATTCAGCGCGAAACCGGACCGATTCTGGTTGATTTTGTTGGCACAGGTGCTAATCGCAATCGGGCAAGTGCAGATCTACAGTCTACCCTCGAACTTGGCTACCGTATGGTTTGGATCCGAAGAAGTTTCCACGGCATGTGCAATTGCCGTTTTGGGAATGCAATTAG GCGCAGCATTGGGATGTGTGATATCACCATTTGCTATCTCAACCGAACAAATGgataaaaacgaaaataatttctttcaaaTGTATCTATCTGAAGCCATAATTACTGGTGTAATATTTATACTGGTACTGATAT TCTTCAGGTCCAAGCCAGCAGTTGCTCCGAGCCAATCTCAATTAAATCTAATTTCCCTTGAAGATAGCGGCAGCTTTAAGACTTATAAAAACCACATGatcgaaatatttaaaaataagaatttttggTGGATCGTTCTCTCTTTGGGTCTCGCTAATGGGGTGTGGAATTGTTTTGGGGTGGTCATGAACAAGATGTACTTAAACTTCTTTCCG AATGGACAGAATGACATTGGAGTGATAGGACTTCTATCAATAATATTTGGCGGATGTATTGGTAGTCTTGCATTTGGAGTATTACTGGATAAGACTcatcattttaa GCGTATTAGCTTTGCAGCTCTCGCATTTTCAGCTGCCATGTATATCCCAGTAACAGTGTCTATTGTATTACAAAGTAGAATACCTACCTTCATAATTATGCCACTGTTTGG gTTCTTTATTGCCCCAGTATTCATTATAGGATTAGAATATCTTGTGGAAGTGACATATCCCATACCCGAAGGCTGCAGCTCTTCGGTTTTTAATGCAGCCTATTATATATTAGCTCTTATTATAACTGTTTGTGCTGAACTTGCATTTGATAGTATAGGTTATGTATGgacaaatgttatattttttattcttttagtaatatcttctgtttttattttattggttaatTCTGATTTGAAAAGAAGGGATGCCAATCTAAGACACTCAGAAGTGTCTAGTGAAAGAAATAATGAAAGTGAATCTAGttag